One window of the Primulina eburnea isolate SZY01 chromosome 18, ASM2296580v1, whole genome shotgun sequence genome contains the following:
- the LOC140819772 gene encoding patellin-3-like, protein MAEVMTPPIAIPEEATLLTPPTLAEETETPPLASVGLELQNDRQPQAADFPATVEELVTVVEKDTPLEPSPLEPPLAVEHVTFTVAEQGGVRPSSLSQPLAAALEVPQESESPVVEKREVVEPEKSSRLEKKKAPESTPSFKEESNRLSDLKDFERKALEELKASVQEALKNRLFGSASPSETAGLPEEVFIWGVPLMEDERSDVILLKFLRARDFKVKDSFTMLKNTIKWRKDFNVDELVKEDLGDDLEKVVFIRGHDKEGHPVCYNVYGEFQNKNLYTKTFSDEEKRMKFLRWRIQFLERSIRKLDFSPGGVNSIFQVSDLKNSPGPGKRELRIATKQALQILQDNYPEFVAKQLFINVPWWHLAFYVVISPFLTPRTKSKFVFSGPARTTEMLFKYLSPEQVPIQYGGLSVDICECNPEFTVDDPVAEIIVKPATKKTVEIIVNEKCTLVWELRVVGWEVSYSAEYVPKDEHGYTVIIHKSRRMAPTDAPVVSNSFNISELGKILLTVDNPTTKKKQLLYRFKAVPYMH, encoded by the exons ATGGCAGAGGTCATGACCCCTCCAATTGCTATACCAGAAGAGGCAACCCTTCTTACTCCACCTACGCTCGCGGAGGAGACGGAAACGCCGCCTCTTGCGTCGGTGGGACTAGAGCTGCAGAACGACCGACAACCCCAAGCTGCTGATTTTCCAGCAACGGTTGAAGAACTCGTCACGGTGGTGGAAAAAGACACACCTTTGGAGCCGTCTCCACTTGAACCGCCGCTGGCGGTGGAGCATGTCACCTTCACCGTTGCAGAACAAGGGGGCGTTCGACCGTCTTCCCTATCTCAACCTCTAGCTGCTGCTTTGGAGGTGCCGCAGGAATCCGAATCGCCGGTAGTCGAGAAAAGAGAAGTGGTAGAACCAGAGAAATCGAGTCGGCTCGAAAAGAAGAAGGCCCCGGAATCCACACCTTCTTTCAAAGAAGAAAGCAACCGGCTTTCGGATCTCAAAGATTTCGAGAGAAAGGCCCTAGAAGAACTCAAAGCTTCCGTTCAAGAAGCTCTTAAGAATCGTCTCTTCGGGTCAGCTTCACCCTCGGAGACCGCTGGCTTACCTGAAGAGGTATTCATCTGGGGTGTGCCGTTGATGGAAGATGAAAGAAGCGACGTGATTTTACTGAAGTTCCTGAGAGCCCGCGATTTCAAAGTGAAAGATTCCTTCACTATGCTGAAAAACACCATAAAATGGAGGAAAGATTTCAATGTAGACGAGCTGGTGAAGGAAGATTTGGGGGACGATCTTGAAAAGGTTGTGTTTATACGCGGTCACGACAAGGAGGGCCACCCCGTGTGTTACAATGTGTATGGGGAGTTTCAGAACAAGAACTTGTACACCAAGACATTTTCAGATGAGGAGAAAAGGATGAAATTTCTGCGATGGAGGATCCAGTTTCTTGAGAGAAGTATTCGGAAGTTGGATTTTAGCCCTGGTGGAGTCAACTCCATATTTCAAGTTAGTGATCTCAAGAACTCCCCTGGACCAGGGAAGAGAGAGCTTCGCATTGCTACCAAACAGGCGCTGCAGATCCTCCAGGATAATTATCCTGAATTTGTGGCCAAACAG TTGTTCATCAATGTTCCATGGTGGCATTTGGCTTTCTACGTGGTGATTAGTCCTTTCTTGACTCCTCGCACGAAGAGCAAATTTGTATTTTCTGGTCCAGCAAGAACAACAGAAATGCTTTTCAA GTATCTCTCTCCTGAGCAAGTCCCGATTCAGTATGGTGGCCTCAGTGTGGATATCTGTGAATGCAACCCGGAGTTCACTGTGGATGATCCAGTGGCAGAGATCATTGTCAAACCTGCTACCAAGAAAACAGTCGAAATTATTGTCAATGAG aaatGCACTCTTGTTTGGGAGCTTCGAGTGGTGGGCTGGGAAGTTAGCTACAGTGCAGAATACGTACCCAAGGATGAACATGGTTACACAGTAATAATACATAAAAGTAGAAGAATGGCTCCAACAGATGCACCAGTCGTGTCGAATAGTTTCAACATCAGCGAGCTTGGCAAGATATTACTCACGGTCGATAACCCCACCACGAAGAAGAAGCAGCTACTATACCGTTTCAAGGCAGTGCCTTATATGCATTAG
- the LOC140819771 gene encoding patellin-3-like yields MAEETKKSAPEEVVVCDVPVAEKPTTSVVEEAPPHPEPEPELEKVEDPHKEVVVQGEAKEKDETVGERKMTESASFKEESNKVDDLIDPEKKALDEFKLLIREALKKHEFTAPPAKEEEKKEEEPKAEEKKEEEKSKSEEKIEEPTKTEEKTESCEVPAEVPPPAPPADPEPVKPEPLEKKDEEEITPPPAVEETKAEPSETVVAKVEEKVESVVEEIKETIVHEVTAPTPPPCEEPSIAPTEEDKPKEEPAAVAETATPLPPEEVSIWGIPLLADEKSDVILLKFLRARDFKVKEAFSMLKNVVGWRKEFKIDELLEEEGIVEGLEKVVYVHGVDKEGHPVCYNALGEFQDKELYSKTFADSEKRAKFLKWYIQFLEKNIRKLDFTPDGTCTIVQIIDLNNSPGLTLFKKEFRQSTNQALQLLQDNYPEFVAKQVFINVPWWYVAYNRMISPFFTQRTKSKFVFAGPTKTSETLFKYLAPEQVPVQYGGLSNDGEQEFTAADPATEEIIKPSSKHTIELPITEASTLVWEVRVGGWDVSYGAEFVPSAEGGYTWIVQKSRKIGPTEEQVIGCTFKIGEPGKLVLTFDNQTSKKKKLIYRSKIKPSD; encoded by the exons ATGGCTGAAGAAACTAAGAAGTCAGCTCCTGAAGAAGTGGTGGTGTGCGATGTTCCGGTGGCTGAGAAGCCCACAACCTCCGTGGTGGAGGAGGCGCCACCGCACCCTGAACCTGAGCCCGAGCTTGAAAAAGTTGAAGACCCACACAAGGAAGTAGTGGTACAAGGAGAGGCGAAGGAAAAAGACGAGACCGTTGGGGAGAGAAAGATGACTGAATCTGCTTCTTTCAAGGAGGAGAGCAACAAAGTTGATGATCTTATCGATCCAGAGAAGAAAGCTTTGGACGAATTCAAACTTTTGATTCGCGAGGCACTGAAAAAGCATGAATTCACCGCACCGCCGGCGAAGGAGGAGGAGAAGAAAGAGGAAGAACCAAAAGCAGAAGAGAAGAAAGAGGAGGAAAAATCGAAATCTGAGGAGAAGATAGAAGAACCCACGAAGACCGAAGAAAAAACGGAATCTTGCGAGGTACCTGCTGAGGTTCCGCCGCCGGCTCCACCAGCGGATCCGGAGCCCGTGAAGCCAGAACCTCTGGAGAAAAAGGATGAAGAGGAAATAACCCCACCACCAGCTGTTGAAGAGACCAAGGCTGAACCATCTGAAACGGTGGTTGCCAAGGTAGAGGAAAAGGTTGAATCCGTAGTCGAAGAAATCAAAGAAACCATAGTTCATGAAGTCACCGCCCCTACCCCGCCACCATGTGAAGAACCCTCCATCGCCCCCACGGAGGAGGATAAGCCCAAGGAAGAACCAGCTGCTGTGGCGGAAACGGCAACACCACTTCCACCGGAGGAGGTCTCCATCTGGGGTATCCCGCTTCTAGCTGATGAAAAAAGCGACGTGATTCTCCTCAAGTTCTTGAGGGCCAGAGACTTCAAGGTGAAAGAAGCCTTCTCCATGTTGAAAAACGTGGTGGGATGGAGAAAAGAGTTCAAAATCGACGAGTTATTGGAGGAGGAAGGAATCGTCGAGGGGCTGGAAAAGGTTGTTTATGTCCATGGAGTGGACAAAGAAGGGCACCCCGTCTGCTACAATGCTCTCGGGGAGTTCCAGGACAAGgaattgtacagcaaaacgTTCGCTGATTCCGAGAAAAGAGCCAAGTTCTTGAAGTGGTACATTCAGTTCTTGGAAAAGAATATCAGGAAACTCGACTTCACCCCGGATGGCACCTGCACTATTGTTCAAATCATCGATCTCAATAACTCTCCTGGACTCACTTTGTTCAAGAAAGAGTTCCGCCAATCGACGAATCAAGCCCTCCAGTTGCTCCAGGATAATTATCCCGAATTTGTGGCCAAGCAG GTGTTCATCAACGTTCCATGGTGGTATGTTGCTTACAATAGGATGATCAGTCCATTCTTCACCCAGAGGACCAAGAGCAAGTTCGTGTTTGCAGGACCAACCAAGACTTCCGAGACCCTATTCAA ATACTTGGCACCCGAGCAAGTACCAGTTCAATATGGTGGCCTTAGCAATGATGGTGAACAAGAATTCACCGCTGCTGATCCCGCAACCGAGGAAATTATTAAGCCATCTAGCAAACATACCATTGAGCTGCCTATCACTGAG GCTTCCACATTGGTCTGGGAGGTGAGAGTGGGGGGCTGGGATGTCTCCTATGGAGCCGAATTTGTGCCTAGTGCCGAAGGCGGATACACTTGGATCGTGCAAAAGTCGAGGAAGATTGGACCAACCGAAGAACAAGTGATTGGATGCACCTTCAAGATCGGGGAACCGGGCAAGCTCGTTCTTACCTTCGACAACCAAActtcgaagaagaagaagctgaTCTACAGGTCCAAGATCAAGCCCTCTGATTGA
- the LOC140820209 gene encoding uncharacterized protein, producing the protein MINVLALGLFFTSFVTAGFFSPTPEKQNSKENIVLKDGHRVVVEFEKNNGNTKVSISPQDYKGFVENMEDKVSETLEGVKGGLKEEDSVITEEINSGFSPRELVCDAYGKCKHKIAAAIGKTKEAVADKAHEVKEGADEAVGKVKDTVTHSVDRVSVKARESTENVKESAREAKDKVFDKANEIKEGAAVQAEKAKSLVSEKAKEAEEMLEDASDRVKQGAQRVKEGGKKELRGAFQRARAVGVRVLAFLVPPVSMNSVSGVLHLLGFAAAYGMCVWVTFASSYVLAAALPRHQFGMVQSKIYPVYFKAMAYSVGMALFGHLLSQRRRLSPVSVGMFQAFNLGVSLVMVLANLLYLEPRATKVMFERMKKEKEEGRGKESDDKELSGLRNIDPTTGSRVGSRGSVEEKQTDTAAVDKAEMVRMSEMLRRLNSYSSFLNVVVLMSLTCHLVYLGQRLHIEC; encoded by the exons ATGATTAATGTTTTAGCTTTGGGTCTTTTCTTCACTTCCTTTGTGACTGCGGGGTTCTTTTCTCCAACCCCAGAAAAGCagaattcgaaagaaaataTTGTGTTGAAAGACGGGCACAGGGTTGTGGTGGAATTTGAGAAGAATAATGGGAATACCAAGGTTTCAATTTCACCCCAAGATTACAAGGGGTTCGTGGAAAATATGGAGGACAAAGTGTCTGAAACGTTGGAGGGTGTGAAAGGGGGATTGAAAGAAGAAGATTCCGTAATTACGGAAGAAATTAATAGTGGGTTTAGTCCGAGAGAGCTTGTGTGCGATGCATATGGCAAGTGTAAGCATAAAATTGCGGCTGCCATCGGGAAGACAAAGGAAGCGGTGGCGGACAAGGCCCATGAGGTGAAGGAAGGGGCGGATGAGGCCGTCGGTAAAGTTAAAGATACTGTTACTCATTCGGTAGATCGGGTGTCTGTTAAAGCCCGGGAATCAACAGAAAATGTGAAGGAGTCTGCTAGAGAAGCGAAAGACAAGGTTTTTGACAAGGCCAACGAAATTAAAGAAGGTGCCGCTGTTCAAGCCGAGAAGGCGAAGAGCCTTGTGTCAGAAAAGGCGAAAGAGGCAGAAGAAATGTTGGAAGATGCGTCGGACAGAGTGAAACAAGGCGCTCAAAGGGTGAAAGAAGGAGGGAAAAAAGAATTAAGGGGCGCGTTCCAGCGTGCTCGGGCTGTCGGGGTCCGTGTTTTGGCATTCTTGGTGCCACCGGTGAGCATGAACTCGGTGTCTGGAGTGCTGCATTTGCTGGGATTTGCGGCGGCTTATGGGATGTGCGTTTGGGTTACTTTTGCTTCGAGTTATGTTCTGGCTGCGGCATTGCCTAGGCACCAGTTTGGTATGGTGCAGAGCAAGATTTATCCTGTCTACTTTAAGGCCATGGCTTATTCTGTGGGGATGGCATTGTTCGGACACTTGCTGAGCCAGAGGAGAAGATTGTCTCCAGTCAGTGTTGGCATGTTTCAGGCATTCAATCTTGGGGTATCACTTGTCATGGTTTTGGCGAATTTGCTGTACTTGGAGCCTCGCGCAACAAAG GTAATGTTTGAAAGAATGAAGAAGGAAAAGGAAGAAGGGAGAGGGAAAGAGAGCGACGACAAGGAACTGAGTGGCCTCAGAAACATCGATCCCACAACAGGCAGCAGAGTTGGGAGCCGGGGATCAGTCGAAGAGAAACAAACGGATACAGCAGCAGTAGACAAGGCTGAAATGGTGAGAATGAGTGAGATGCTGAGGAGGCTGAATTCATACTCTTCATTCCTCAATGTTGTGGTTCTTATGTCTCTCACTTGTCACCTGGTCTACTTAGGACAGCGCCTGCACATCGAATGTTAA
- the LOC140820138 gene encoding uncharacterized protein: MERSHPNIRIFLLMHQMMVRTIFLVCLLIRHRTRCIAERRRQARRTSVSYNMTQRVTAQMNHLRRIIDIGDVQCVVNLRMNRNSFAQLCYLLTHVGGLDHSRYVMTEEKVAMFLSILAHHKKNRVIGHDYLRSGQTISTHFHEVLGSVLKLHSILLVKPSPVDETCTDETWKWFKGCVGALDGTYINVHVPMLEKGKYRTRKGTIAVNVLGVCDRDMNFIYALCGWEGSAADGRVLRDALSRDDGLKVERGCYYLCDNGYANVQGFLTPYRRVPYHRDAWGNRTNAPQNYKELFNWRHSKARNVIERAFGLLKKRWAILRSPSFYPLKTQNRIIMACILLHNFVRTQMPDNLVDEIEEETLSPMPPNENYFIDDFNSSDAWDVWRDDFAMSMYHN, translated from the exons ATGGAGCGTAGTCATCCTAACATTAGAATTTTTCTGCTGATGCACCAAATGATGGTCCGTACAATTTTTTTGGTATGTCTTTTAATACGACATCGCACGAGATGTATCGCCGAACGACGTCGACAAGCACGTAGAACGTCAGTTTCTTACAACATGACGCAAAGAGTGACCGCACAAATGAACCATTTGAGAAGAATTATTGACATCGGAGATGTGCAATGTGTAGTGAATTTGAGGATGAATAGAAACTCGTTTGCACAACTATGTTACTTGCTTACCCACGTCGGCGGGCTAGACCATTCTAGATATGTTATGACCGAAGAAAAAGTGGCTATGTTTTTGTCTATTTTGGCGCATCATAAAAAAAACCGAGTCATTGGTCATGATTATCTACGAAGTGGTCAAACAATCAGCACCCATTTCCATGAAGTTTTAGGGTCCGTATTGAAGTTACATTCTATACTGCTTGTGAAGCCTTCTCCAGTCGATGAAACCTGCACCGACGAGACATGGAAATGGTTCAAG GGTTGTGTTGGTGCGTTGGATGGTACATATATAAATGTTCATGTGCCTATGTTAGAGAAGGGAAAGTATAGAACCAGAAAAGGAACCATTGCCGTGAATGTTTTGGGAGTGTGCGACCGAGATATGAATTTCATTTATGCTCTCTGTGGGTGGGAAGGATCTGCAGCGGATGGCCGAGTTCTTCGTGATGCATTATCACGTGACGACGGACTTAAAGTTGAAAGAG GTTGTTACTATTTGTGCGATAATGGATATGCAAACGTCCAGGGATTCTTGACTCCATACAGAAGAGTACCATACCATAGGGATGCTTGGGGCAATCGCACAAATGCTCCACAGAATTATAAAGAACTCTTCAATTGGAGACACAGCAAAGCTAGGAATGTGATTGAAAGAGCCTTTGGCTTACTTAAGAAAAGATGGGCTATTCTTCGAAGTCCTTCTTTCTACCCACTTAAAACTCAGAACAGAATCATAATGGCTTGCATTTTGCTACACAACTTCGTCCGAACTCAAATGCCGGATAATCTTGTTGACGAGATTGAAGAGGAGACATTAAGCCCGATGCCACCGAATGAGAATTACTTTATTGATGATTTTAATTCCTCCGATGCATGGGATGTGTGGAGAGATGACTTTGCAATGTCGATGTACCACAACTAA